In the Bacteroidota bacterium genome, one interval contains:
- the tnpA gene encoding IS200/IS605 family transposase — protein sequence MANTYTSCYIHCVFTPQGRKPILTYDIRESTFHYIGGIANNYSMRLLAAGGLSDHVHLLISLSPEVSISKALQIIKSNSSRWIRQNYPSMKNFRWQEGFGAFSVGVSQIDRTRKYLKNQETHHRRRNFKEEYLAFLVKHGIAYDERYVLG from the coding sequence ATGGCAAACACATACACAAGTTGTTATATCCATTGCGTTTTCACCCCGCAGGGCAGAAAACCCATCCTGACATACGATATTCGTGAGAGTACATTCCATTATATCGGGGGCATCGCAAATAATTATAGCATGAGGCTCCTGGCAGCAGGGGGTTTAAGTGATCATGTACATTTGCTGATTTCACTGAGTCCTGAGGTTTCCATCTCAAAAGCCCTTCAAATTATAAAGTCCAATTCCTCGCGATGGATAAGGCAGAATTATCCTTCAATGAAGAATTTCCGGTGGCAGGAAGGATTTGGTGCGTTTTCGGTTGGCGTTTCACAGATTGACAGGACGAGAAAATATTTGAAAAATCAGGAGACGCATCACAGGAGGAGGAATTTTAAGGAGGAATATCTGGCATTTCTGGTGAAACATGGGATTGCATATGATGAACGTTATGTGCTGGGATGA